The proteins below come from a single Desertibacillus haloalkaliphilus genomic window:
- the cysE gene encoding serine O-acetyltransferase → MFRTLLNDIDVVFEQDPAARSRLEVVFSYSGVHAIWSHRVAHWFWKKKIYFLARLLSQVSRFITGIEIHPGAVIGQRLFIDHGMGVVIGETCEIGDNVTIYQGVTLGGTGKEKGKRHPTVEDNVLIASGAKVLGSFTIGKNSRIGAGSVVLKEVPPNSTVVGIPGQIVMQDGVKVKQNLDHHKLPDPIADKFRELEEEIEQLRAELEESKKYERVNRL, encoded by the coding sequence ATGTTTCGAACATTATTAAATGACATTGATGTCGTTTTTGAGCAAGATCCAGCTGCTAGAAGTCGGTTAGAAGTCGTCTTTTCTTATTCAGGTGTCCACGCGATTTGGTCGCATCGAGTTGCACACTGGTTTTGGAAAAAAAAGATCTACTTTTTAGCTCGGTTATTATCGCAAGTCAGTCGTTTTATTACAGGGATCGAAATCCATCCGGGGGCAGTTATTGGTCAGCGTTTGTTTATTGACCATGGTATGGGTGTTGTGATTGGGGAAACATGTGAGATTGGTGATAATGTAACGATTTATCAAGGAGTTACCTTAGGAGGTACAGGAAAAGAAAAAGGGAAGCGCCATCCGACCGTTGAGGATAATGTTCTTATTGCCTCAGGGGCAAAGGTTCTTGGCTCATTTACGATTGGGAAAAACTCAAGAATTGGTGCTGGATCTGTTGTCTTAAAGGAAGTGCCTCCGAACTCAACGGTTGTGGGGATTCCAGGTCAAATTGTTATGCAAGATGGTGTGAAAGTGAAACAAAATTTAGATCACCATAAGCTTCCAGACCCAATCGCTGATAAGTTTCGTGAGCTAGAAGAAGAGATTGAGCAATTACGAGCAGAACTTGAAGAATCAAAAAAATATGAACGAGTTAATCGTCTATAA
- the gltX gene encoding glutamate--tRNA ligase, whose amino-acid sequence MSNKVRVRFAPSPTGHLHIGGARSALFNYLYARNQGGSFIMRIEDTDQARNVGDAKEKLMDSLKWLGIDWDESIDVGGDYGPYSCMERIDIYTKYIDKLLDEGKAYYCYMTEEELEEERQAQLARGEMPKYSGRDRNLTEEQRQAYEAKGIKPVIRFRVPEGQSIVVDDTIRGKVSFDTDGIGDFVIARKDGIPMYNFAVVIDDHLMEISHVIRGEEHLSNAPRQVLLYQAFGWESPKFAHASLILNPDRQKMSKRDESIIQFVEQYKELGYLPEAIVNFLALLGWSPVGEEEIFSKDELIEQFSLERVSKAPAVFDTDKLAWMNNRYMKEADLERVVDLALPHLIKAGKLPEELSEEQREWATSLISLYQEQMHYGAEIVELTELFFKTDIDYDADAKEVLAGEQVNDVLAQFVTEIEQLEEFTATTIKAAVKATQKATGQKGKKLFMPIRVATTGQTHGPELPNSIELLGKEVVASRVKQLLN is encoded by the coding sequence ATGTCAAATAAGGTACGAGTGCGTTTTGCTCCAAGTCCCACGGGGCATTTACATATTGGTGGTGCACGCTCTGCACTATTTAATTACCTATACGCGAGAAATCAGGGCGGAAGTTTCATTATGCGTATTGAAGATACAGACCAAGCCCGTAATGTCGGTGATGCAAAAGAAAAGTTGATGGACAGCCTTAAGTGGCTAGGCATTGACTGGGATGAGAGTATCGATGTTGGTGGGGATTACGGCCCATATAGTTGTATGGAGCGTATAGATATTTATACAAAATATATTGATAAGCTCTTAGATGAAGGTAAAGCATATTACTGTTATATGACTGAAGAAGAGCTAGAAGAAGAACGCCAAGCCCAGCTTGCACGTGGAGAGATGCCTAAATATAGCGGACGTGACCGTAACTTAACAGAGGAGCAACGACAAGCCTATGAAGCAAAAGGGATTAAACCTGTGATTCGTTTCCGTGTTCCTGAAGGACAGTCGATTGTCGTCGATGATACGATTCGTGGAAAAGTTAGCTTTGATACTGATGGCATTGGTGACTTTGTTATTGCAAGAAAAGATGGGATCCCAATGTACAACTTTGCGGTTGTGATTGATGACCATTTAATGGAGATTTCTCATGTCATTCGGGGAGAGGAGCATTTATCAAATGCCCCACGACAAGTATTATTATATCAAGCATTTGGCTGGGAATCACCGAAGTTTGCTCATGCATCATTAATCTTAAACCCTGATCGTCAGAAAATGAGTAAACGTGATGAGTCGATTATTCAATTCGTCGAACAATATAAAGAGCTTGGCTATTTACCAGAGGCGATTGTTAACTTCTTAGCATTACTTGGTTGGTCTCCAGTAGGAGAAGAAGAAATCTTTTCAAAAGATGAGTTAATTGAGCAATTTAGTCTTGAGCGTGTCTCAAAAGCACCGGCTGTTTTTGATACTGATAAACTAGCTTGGATGAACAACCGTTATATGAAAGAAGCTGACCTTGAGCGAGTTGTTGACTTGGCCCTTCCTCATTTAATCAAAGCAGGTAAATTACCTGAGGAGTTAAGTGAAGAACAACGTGAATGGGCAACTAGCTTGATTTCACTTTATCAGGAACAAATGCATTATGGTGCTGAGATTGTTGAACTAACAGAGCTATTCTTTAAAACAGATATTGACTATGATGCTGATGCGAAAGAAGTGTTAGCTGGTGAACAAGTCAATGATGTTCTAGCTCAGTTTGTTACTGAAATCGAACAATTAGAGGAATTTACAGCAACAACTATTAAAGCAGCAGTTAAAGCAACACAAAAGGCGACAGGACAAAAGGGGAAGAAATTGTTTATGCCAATTCGAGTAGCAACAACAGGGCAGACACATGGCCCAGAGTTGCCGAACTCGATTGAGTTGCTTGGCAAAGAGGTAGTCGCTAGCCGTGTGAAGCAATTACTTAACTAA
- the ispF gene encoding 2-C-methyl-D-erythritol 2,4-cyclodiphosphate synthase, whose product MRIGQGFDVHQLVEGRPLIIGGITIPHHLGLLGHSDADVLLHTIADAALGAIGEGDIGKHFPDTDPAFKDADSAKLLTHVWEIVTNKGYKLGNLDCTIMAQKPKMAPYIDQMRQRIAELVEGEVEQVNVKATTTEKLGFTGREEGIAAQAVILLERS is encoded by the coding sequence ATGAGGATTGGACAAGGTTTTGACGTTCATCAGTTAGTAGAAGGTAGGCCTTTAATTATTGGCGGAATTACGATTCCACACCATTTAGGGTTATTAGGTCATTCAGACGCAGATGTTCTTTTACATACAATTGCAGATGCTGCATTGGGCGCCATCGGCGAAGGTGATATCGGCAAGCACTTCCCGGATACAGATCCAGCCTTTAAAGATGCCGATTCCGCAAAGTTACTTACACATGTATGGGAGATCGTTACAAACAAAGGCTATAAGTTAGGGAATCTTGACTGTACAATTATGGCCCAAAAGCCCAAAATGGCGCCATACATTGATCAGATGAGACAGCGGATAGCAGAGTTAGTTGAGGGTGAGGTTGAACAAGTCAATGTTAAAGCAACAACAACCGAGAAACTTGGCTTCACTGGACGTGAAGAAGGGATAGCTGCACAAGCTGTTATCCTTCTTGAGCGCAGTTAA
- the ispD gene encoding 2-C-methyl-D-erythritol 4-phosphate cytidylyltransferase: MNYSVVIPAAGQGKRMQAGQNKQFIELEGKPVIIHTLAIFEADENCKEIIVVANQRETEQVKSLLVAHKLSKATKIVAGGSERQQSVYNGLKAVEESEIVLVHDGARPFVEEKHLNNLVNKAKTIGAATLAVPVKDTIKRVDADFVVETMERSSLWAIQTPQAFHLSLIKQAHKEAEIANFLGTDDASLVEQSGQAVAIVSGDYLNIKLTTPEDLVFAKAIMETKRREKP; the protein is encoded by the coding sequence ATGAATTACTCAGTAGTCATACCAGCAGCAGGTCAAGGGAAACGAATGCAAGCTGGACAAAACAAACAATTTATCGAACTAGAAGGAAAGCCAGTCATTATTCATACGCTAGCTATTTTTGAAGCAGATGAAAACTGTAAAGAAATTATTGTTGTTGCCAATCAACGTGAAACGGAGCAGGTAAAGTCACTCTTAGTTGCCCATAAACTATCGAAAGCCACTAAAATAGTAGCAGGTGGGTCTGAGCGTCAACAAAGTGTTTATAACGGTTTGAAGGCTGTAGAAGAGAGCGAGATTGTTTTAGTTCATGACGGGGCGAGACCATTTGTTGAAGAGAAACACTTAAACAACCTCGTTAACAAAGCAAAGACTATTGGAGCGGCAACCTTAGCTGTCCCTGTTAAGGATACGATTAAGCGTGTCGATGCTGACTTTGTTGTTGAAACAATGGAGCGATCAAGCTTGTGGGCGATCCAAACCCCACAAGCTTTTCATCTGTCTTTAATCAAGCAAGCGCATAAGGAAGCTGAAATAGCGAACTTTCTTGGGACAGACGATGCAAGTCTTGTTGAACAGAGTGGACAAGCTGTAGCCATCGTTAGTGGTGATTATTTAAATATAAAATTAACAACGCCTGAGGATTTAGTTTTTGCGAAGGCGATTATGGAAACGAAACGGAGAGAGAAACCATGA
- a CDS encoding PIN/TRAM domain-containing protein: MLKRIVQLFFVLVGGTLGFIFLPELIHLLNVGDLPNWVTNSYVGAVIGAIILYLSTFWLADYIVGLMKLMEEAIVKAPVTDVLFGTMGVIFGLIVAFLVSIPLNTIQVPILSTVVPIFITFFLGYFGFQIGFKKRDELINLFSVANKLGRDKKKDSDDSIESMSAELKILDTSVIIDGRIADICKTGFLEGTLIIPEFVLEELQHIADSSDVLKRNRGRRGLDILNKIQKELPIKVEIYEGDFEEIQEVDSKLVKLAKLLTGVVVTNDFNLNKVCELQGVPVLNINDLANAVKPVVLPGEELNVQVIKDGKEHNQGVAYLDDGTMIVVEGGRDYIGKQIDVIVTSVLQTSAGRMIFAKPKLLEKAL, encoded by the coding sequence ATGCTGAAAAGGATTGTTCAATTGTTTTTTGTACTCGTAGGTGGTACTTTAGGGTTTATTTTTCTTCCAGAACTTATTCATCTTTTAAATGTAGGTGACCTACCTAACTGGGTAACAAATTCATATGTAGGAGCAGTTATTGGAGCAATTATATTATATTTATCGACTTTTTGGTTAGCTGATTATATTGTGGGGCTTATGAAATTAATGGAGGAAGCGATTGTCAAGGCGCCGGTAACAGATGTGTTGTTTGGAACCATGGGGGTGATATTCGGCCTTATTGTTGCCTTTTTAGTATCAATTCCTCTAAATACGATTCAAGTACCGATTTTAAGTACTGTTGTACCGATTTTTATTACCTTCTTTTTAGGTTATTTTGGGTTTCAGATTGGTTTTAAGAAACGTGATGAACTTATTAACCTATTTTCGGTCGCCAATAAACTTGGCCGTGATAAGAAGAAGGATAGTGACGATTCTATTGAGAGCATGAGTGCAGAATTGAAAATCTTAGATACGAGCGTGATTATCGACGGACGAATTGCTGACATATGTAAAACAGGTTTCCTTGAGGGGACGCTTATTATCCCTGAGTTTGTACTAGAGGAGTTACAACATATTGCCGACTCTTCGGATGTATTAAAAAGAAATAGGGGCCGACGCGGTCTTGATATTTTAAACAAGATTCAAAAAGAGTTACCGATAAAAGTGGAAATTTACGAAGGTGACTTTGAGGAAATTCAAGAAGTTGATAGTAAACTCGTGAAATTAGCGAAATTGCTGACAGGTGTTGTTGTAACGAATGACTTTAACTTAAATAAGGTCTGTGAGTTACAAGGTGTACCCGTCTTAAATATCAATGACCTCGCAAATGCAGTTAAACCGGTTGTGTTACCAGGAGAAGAATTGAATGTTCAAGTTATCAAAGACGGTAAGGAACATAATCAAGGGGTAGCCTATCTAGATGATGGGACGATGATTGTCGTTGAAGGTGGACGTGATTACATCGGAAAGCAAATAGACGTCATTGTTACGAGTGTTCTGCAAACAAGTGCAGGTCGGATGATCTTTGCAAAGCCTAAATTGTTAGAAAAAGCACTTTAG